Proteins from a genomic interval of bacterium:
- a CDS encoding phosphoribosylaminoimidazolesuccinocarboxamide synthase yields the protein VMPDGIPGKGKVLTQISAFWFRMLEDIVPNHMISVDVDAFPPAARAHAETLRGRAMLCRKAKPFPVECVVRGYLSGSGWAEYREKGEVCGIPLPKGMRESDRLPEPIFTPATKEEKGRHDENIPYDRMVAMVGKETAEKVRSIVVALYRKAAAYAIGKGIIIADTKFELGTADGELILIDEALTPDSSRFWPAAGYEPGGPQKSFDKQFVRDYLLTLPWNKTAPGPRLPADVVEKTALKYREALTILTGKDIE from the coding sequence GTGATGCCGGACGGGATCCCGGGGAAGGGGAAGGTGCTGACCCAGATCTCCGCGTTCTGGTTCCGCATGCTCGAGGACATCGTCCCCAACCACATGATCTCCGTCGACGTCGACGCGTTCCCGCCCGCGGCCCGCGCCCACGCGGAGACGCTGCGGGGCCGCGCGATGCTGTGCCGGAAGGCGAAGCCGTTCCCCGTGGAGTGCGTCGTCCGCGGGTACCTGTCCGGCTCCGGGTGGGCGGAGTACCGGGAGAAGGGGGAGGTGTGCGGCATCCCGCTGCCGAAAGGGATGCGCGAGTCGGACCGTCTCCCCGAGCCGATCTTCACCCCCGCCACGAAGGAGGAGAAGGGGAGGCACGACGAGAACATCCCCTACGACCGGATGGTCGCGATGGTCGGGAAGGAGACGGCGGAGAAGGTCCGCTCGATCGTCGTCGCCCTCTACCGCAAGGCCGCCGCGTACGCCATCGGGAAAGGGATCATCATCGCGGACACGAAGTTCGAGCTGGGGACCGCGGACGGGGAACTGATCCTGATCGACGAGGCGCTCACCCCCGATTCCTCCCGGTTCTGGCCCGCCGCCGGGTATGAGCCCGGGGGGCCGCAGAAGAGCTTCGACAAGCAGTTCGTGCGCGACTACCTGCTCACGCTCCCGTGGAACAAGACGGCGCCGGGACCCCGTCTTCCCGCGGACGTGGTCGAAAAGACCGCGCTCAAGTACCGCGAGGCGCTGACGATCCTCACCGGGAAAGACATCGAGTAG